Proteins encoded by one window of Sardina pilchardus chromosome 7, fSarPil1.1, whole genome shotgun sequence:
- the sp5l gene encoding LOW QUALITY PROTEIN: sp5 transcription factor-like (The sequence of the model RefSeq protein was modified relative to this genomic sequence to represent the inferred CDS: inserted 1 base in 1 codon) encodes MAALTLSRTDNFLHTFLQDRTPSSSPESGPNPLSFLATTCSQAWQVGGSVGSEGPQFPYEGTVSSASGMFQLWSNEVAPNTSLAAAAHQMAFTVPKVPFAGHMPTGLPHPAHHHHHHHHHHHHELPLTPPAEPPAAYSFELSPVKVLSSQAQANGPYYPQHNAVGQNFSSFLQNTSGRPHLSTGGHVEEGQQWWSLPQTNGSAANHPFSSLGRQLVLGHQPQIAALLQGTSKGLLSSTRRCRRCKCPNCQASGGSGGGGLEFGKKRLHICHIPXCGKVYKKTSHLKAHLRWHAGERPFICNWLFCGKSFTRSDELQRHLRTHTGEKRFGCQQCGKRFMRSDHLSKHVKTHQGLRANGIVP; translated from the exons ATGGCTGCGCTGACATTATCCAGAACGGACAATTTCCTCCATACATTTTTACAG GACCGCACTCCCAGCTCGTCTCCAGAGAGCGGCCCCAACCCGCTCTCCTTCCTGGCCACCACGTGCAGCCAGGCGTGGCAGGTGGGGGGCAGTGTGGGCTCCGAGGGGCCCCAGTTCCCCTATGAGGGCACGGTGAGCTCCGCTTCCGGCATGTTCCAGCTCTGGAGCAACGAGGTGGCCCCCAACACGAGCCTGGCGGCGGCGGCCCACCAGATGGCCTTCACCGTGCCCAAGGTTCCGTTCGCGGGTCACATGCCGACGGGCCTGCCCCAccccgcccaccaccaccaccatcaccaccaccaccaccaccacgagcTGCCCCTCACCCCGCCGGCCGAGCCCCCCGCCGCCTACTCCTTCGAGCTCTCCCCAGTCAAGGTGCTCTCCTCCCAGGCCCAGGCCAACGGGCCCTACTACCCCCAGCACAACGCCGTGGGCCAGAACTTCTCCAGCTTCCTGCAGAACACCTCCGGCCGGCCCCACCTGTCCACTGGCGGCCACGTGGAGGAGGGCCAGCAGTGGTGGAGCCTCCCCCAGACCAACGGCTCGGCGGCCAACCACCCCTTCTCCTCCCTGGGCCGGCAGCTGGTGCTGGGCCACCAGCCGCAGATCGCCGCCCTGCTCCAGGGCACCTCCAAGGGCCTGCTGAGCTCCacgcgccgctgccgccgctgcaaGTGCCCCAACTGCCAGGCGTCGgggggcagcggcggcggcgggctgGAGTTCGGCAAAAAGCGACTCCACATCTGCCACATCC AGTGCGGCAAGGTGTACAAGAAGACGTCGCACCTGAAGGCGCACCTGCGCTGGCACGCCGGCGAGCGGCCCTTCATCTGCAACTGGCTCTTCTGCGGCAAGAGCTTCACGCGCTCCGACGAGCTGCAGCGCCACCTGCGCACCCACACGGGCGAGAAGCGCTTCGGCTGCCAGCAGTGCGGCAAGCGCTTCATGCGCAGCGACCACCTCTCCAAGCACGTCAAGACCCACCAGGGGC tgAGGGCCAATGGCATCGTCCCGTGA